The region CCACCCAGCCCAGAGGACATCGCCCAGCAAAGCCGGGCGAAAATCAATACACCAAGCTAATGAAAGGTATTGACTAATTTTGCATACATATATTCACATGCTTCTTCCTCAGAATCAAATTGCCGTAACTGCGTCTTTTGCCCCTTCTCACTATAGTATACTTCCCATTGTTTTTCCTCTGCTATACAAAAACTCTCATTTGGCAAACCACCAAACAATGAATATGCATCATGAGGAATTCTCTTTTTTATAAGTTCTTTAGATAATTCTTCTCTGTTCATTTATTATCCTACTTTCTTTAATATTCCTTGTTCTAGTAATTCAGAAATGGACTCACTAAATTCATATTGAATTCCACCTCCTTCTTCTCCATACCATGGAGCAATCTTTCCCCCTTGTACTTCAACTGGTTTAGCCACCTCAAACACTGTATAAGGCTTGCTTTCTGTCCCGGGTGCCAATGCTCGCTGTGAATATGGAGTTCCTTCTGGGGAAACAAATGTTCCTCCGTCATAACCATATCGATCAATTCTAGTCCCCGGTTGTAAAGTTGTTGTTACAGGTTCTCCATCAAATCCTCTATTAGGCGGCCAAATAGGATTACCTTGTTCATCGAACCATTGAGCCCCACTACCCCCCTCACCGGAAAAGCAATATCCCAGGTAAGGAAGTACAGCACAGCGCCCGATGGACAGCATCGCCCGCTCTTTATCTACAATTCCCGATTCACCAACTGATGAAGTTTTTCCTGTATATTATCAGTTCCTTTTATACCTATCATTGGAACCGACATATTTTCCTGCAAAAGTTGATTAACTATTTTTTCTACAAAGAGTCCCATTCCATTGATTTCTGCATTATTGTCTGAGGTTGTTTCTACGCCACAATTGGGAGAACGGTTTGCCCCGATAATCCCGATGATTTCAAATCCATATTTTTTATATTCTATGATTTGTTGTACTACATAATCAGCCAGCCTCGATAGCTTCATATTCGTGCTATCATTTTTCATTGCTGAACGTATTCTTGTATTCTCTGCCACGACTGGGCTATCAGCACCATGAATATTGCCCCTATCCAGTCCCAAACAGCAAAACTCTGGACAGGGCATTTGGACAATACTAATATCAGCATTTAAGAAGAAATCAATAACATCTTTAAATGCTGCAGGATAAACTGCCGTTCCATCAGAAATGGCATTTTGATTTAAAAGGCAATGTGCAATAAAAATAACCTTTTTGCTTCTTCCATCGTTGAACATAATATTCCTCCGCACCTTCTAATTAATCAACCTTACAAACTGGGCTGTTCTTTCACGTTCGATGCAACCCACTCAGCCGGCTATTCACCAGCTTTTAAAATATTCTTGAAACACCTTGCGAATTTCCTTATTGTTATCCTCGTTACCACGAGAAATGATTTCCTGTGTTTTCCCACGGCATGCATGGAAACCTTATCCTCTTTGGGAACAAAATCCTCCACAAACTCCGATCGCACCGTTCCATCGCCCCATTTGCGGTCAAGAAATGTGTCAAAATCCGCATTGTATTTTTTAAATAAATCCAGAATTTGGAACAAGTGCTTTTGGGAAACCGCAAACAGCTCCGCATTGCTCGAATAGCCGTCTTGGGCATATCGTCTGATGTTCTCTCGGGCATGATTGAAAAGCGTACTGAGCGGCGGAAATCCAAATCGCGGTTCGCCATTCAGAAGCGGCTTATAAATAGTCAGTTTATCGGAATTTGCACAGAACAAAAAACTGTCAGAATCGTGGCAAATAATCCTCTGGGAGCCTCCCAATACCGTGGCCGAAAATGCCTCCGACACATAACCGGCCTGCATACCCGCGTTTACTTTTCTACTGAAATAAATGGCGGAAAGATATCGGGACTATTGAAGCGCTGCATTGTTTTTGTATCCACGTCAAAACATTTTCCATCATATTCATAGTGTAGTTTTCCATCTTTACTATAAAAACGATGTTCTGCCTGAAATGCTACAGGTTTGAAGCTCTCACCTTGTATGGGCTGATCGCGATACAATGCTTGATTTTCATAGAATTTTAACACATCATCTTCAATGCGTATATCATAGATACCACTTATAATAGCTTCTGCCGCTACCTGTTTCCCAGAAGCAGATATGAACCGAAAACAGCCTGTAACAGCATTGGTGCTTTTACGTTGTGCCAGTTCAAAGCGAAATAATGAAACAGCGCTAAAATCCTTTCGCAATTTTTCCCGTTGTCCACTCGGTCCCATAAGCCATATTTTTTCGTTAGATACAATGAACATATCCAGCTGGAATCCGCTTTGGGAATATTTAAGATTAGAAAAGGATATCTGGTCAGAATATACGCCCTGCAACGCACCATCCTCCAGTTTGTAAATTAGTTCCTTTGTATACAGCGTTTTTCCATTTACGTTCGCCTCAAGAAAGTTAATTATATCTTTCATCCTGCATCTCCTCATTCTACCAATTAAAATAATACTTATCCTTTTAATTTTGCATTATTTGACTATATTAAAGGTGCCATCTAAAATAGAATACTATATCGATTCATTGTATAACGTGATTATGCTGTTTTATAATGGACCGGGAAAATGCTGCCGGCACTTACATACTGGAATTGAACAAAATCGCTGTGCGATGGCCTGCCAAGGCTGTGGCATAGCGATTTTCTGTTTCCTATAACAAAAAGCGGTGGAAAGCAAGTCCTAAAAGTAGTTTTGTTAAGTCACCACAACAAAACAATCAAACAGGATCGACCTTTCCACTGCCTATGAAAAGAATACCACCCTTCCGCTTGGTTGGCAAGCGGTTTTATGACCCAAATGCACCTCCGTGTAAAGCAGTGTTTTGATTATTACTGATTTTACATGGAGGATTTTATTATGTACGAAAAATATTTAGAACAGTTTCTTACTTTCTGAAATATCAAGGTAAAAATCCGGAAGAACTTACCTGCCAGGATGTCAGGAATTTTCTGTTTGCGAAAAAAGAGGAAGGGCTGAAAGCCACAACTCTGAATCTTTATAATTCTGCCATCCGCTTTTTCTATCGGAATGTCCTGAATATCCCTTGGGATGATATCACGGTTCCACGTATGATTCTGGAACACAAGCTTCCAACGGTACTGACTGCCCCTGAAATCGACCGTCTGTTAGAAGCTGTCGATGATATCAAATATAAAGCGATGTTTGCAGCGATGTATTCTTCCGGAATGCGTGTTTCTGAAGTCATTCATCTTCATATCAGTAATAAGTCCCTGATGGGAATCCAAAGTCCGTTTGACTGGAAAGCAGGTGCTGATTATGAATAAACCGACCGTACAGGATATCTTCCAGCGTTTACTTGATGCCCCTTACTTCCACATGGTATTTACAGTGCCGGACATTTTAAACCCAATCATTTACAGTAATCAGAAACGATTATATGACACTCTGTATCGTGCTGCTTCTGCCACAATCAGTGAATTGGCGGTTGATCCAAAGCATCTTGGAGCCACTGTTGGATATATCTGTATCTTACATACATGGGGTTCTGAAATGAACTTTCATCCTCATATCCATACAATACTCCTCGGTGGTGGTCTGACATCCAAAAATAAATGGAAAGACAACGGTACTGAGTTTTTTCTTCCCATACGAGCTGTTTCCAAGGTATTCCGTGGAAAATATATGGAAGAACTGAAAAATCTCTGGAATGCGAATCAGCTTAAGTTTCATGGAACTGCTGAAAAATACCGTAACCATTATGCGTTCAAAGAACTGCTTGATTCCTGTTATTGTGCAGAATGGATTCCTTATTGTAAGAAAACTTTTAACGGTGCACAGTCTGTGATTGATTACCTTGGAAAATATACCCATCGGATTGCCATCAGCAATCACCGCATTATCTGCATGGATGATGAAACCGTCACTTTTTCTATAAAAGATTACCGGAACAAAGGACAATGGAAAGAGCTGATTCTTTCCGGTGTCGAATTCATACGACGGTTTCTGATGCATGTGCCACCAAAACGCTTTGTCAGGATTCGGCATTACGGACTTCTTTGTTCCCGCATCAAACGCAAAAAGCTTATTTTATGTAGGAATCTTCTTGGCTGCCAAAAGTATCTCTCAAAACTTCAGGATAAGGAGATGCCTGAAATACTAAAACAGCTTTATGGGATAAATGTCTGTGTATGTAAAGCCTTTGGAGGTCATCTTGGAAAACCACAGCTTCGAATACCACAAAGATGTTAAACGTTTATTCTTTCATACTTTTTTTGAAGCCTCAAAGTTTAAGGTTTTGTTGTCGTACCTATTTATCTGGAAACACTTGATTTCTGTAGCTTCTGCGCAGGAAATCCTGTATAACCATGGGTAAGAGCAAAAGATTGAAAGTCCATAGGTAGTATCTACCCGGACGCTCACTTTGTTCAATTAGGTCAAATCGAAAATGGTGTAAACGAAGGGGCAGTTCACTGGAATGCAAAAGCTGCTTTTTCGTTTCCCCCATCATCGATTCTAACCTAAAGAATTTGTTAATTGCTTTCATTTGCGGCGATACCGCATAAAAATCTTCTCATTAAAGCCTTTTTGCTTACCGTGTTTTTCTGGAATACGCTTAAATTCATCAAACCCAATATTCGTATAACACTTGATGGCATTATTATTTATATCAGTAACATCAAGCACAAAATCTTGATAATTTGTAAGCAGCATACTTTCTTGAAGCATAGTTGTAGCAATGCCTTGTTTACGGTATTTTTTTCGCACTGTTACAAATTCTATGTATCCTGTTGTGATAGGATACTCAAGCTGCCCTTCAAATTCTTCTTTCAAAACAAAAGCACCGAACATTCCTTTCAAAAACCCAAAATGTCTTTTTAGAGATGCTTTTTCTACTCTCGCCGCTCTGCCGGTACAATCAGAAATTGCCAACACTTCTGCAATACATAAGGCTACGTTATTACGGTCTGTTTCTTTTGCTTTCCTTATATGCACCATTTTTATATGTTCTCCTCACCTTATGAAATCCCAATTTTTCCTTATTTGCAATCTCCCGACAAATGGGAAATTTCTCATCCTCTGTGACTGGAACTCGTATCTATACGAACTGCATCATCCAGCGCACGGGCAGGGAAAAATATTCCGGGTCAGTAAATTTCTTTGCTTCCTCACGGAAAAACCCGTCTCCCTTCGCAAACAATTCGCCCATCGCCTGATACGGTTTTGTGACATGCTTCTGCTTTTCATCATCCAGCATCCGGATTCCGAAATTGTCTCCTTTGACCAAACAGCCGCCATAACGAACCCCCAGATATTCCGGCAGCTTCGCCAGAAATTCCTCGCCGCAACGAAGCTGGCATCCTTCAGCAAAACCACTCAGCAAAAGAAAAGAAAGTCTTGTATGTTCATCCTTTTTCGGCAGGGTTTCCAGAAATTCCAAAAGAAGACCAGGTACACATTCCACATATAACGGAAGCGCAATCAGAATTTCCCTATTCTTTCTGTATGCCTCCTGAATTGTTTCCCATGATTGGCGATTGGATTTTCTTTAAACCCTTTTGTAAAGGAAGCAATAATTTTCTCCGTGTTGCTATACTTTTGCACTCGAGGACTTCCATTGATGATTACAACATACATAAAACCGCCTCCTTTCTGTGTTCTGCAGGAAAAGCTCCCAGAGAATTACTTTCGAGATTAAGTGCTGTGCGCTTGCACCACTGTTCCAGATAAGCCTGATCGCCATCTCCGGTATAGATAATTCCAATATCCGGCTGATGGTCATAGCGCATTACATGACGCATCTGCCCGTCCTTGATTTTCAGATACATGGTGACAAGGGACATCACCCTGTCTGCAATGTTTTTGGTCCGATAGGAGATAAACCCAAAGTGCGTATCTGAGATCAACCAGACCTGACTGGCTTTACTCATCTTTTTTTTAATCGGTGCATAATCGTCCTTGATGGCGCATATCCCTGGCGTTTTCAGCCAACAGTAATTACAACCGACGCAGTGATAAATATTCATCCCAGTGGTGTCAATCAACTCCATTTCGGCTGAATTCCCACCACTACGAAGCAATCCTTCTGCAATTTGCTTTCCTACTTGCTCTTTCGTCGTATCTATCATCAAAACCATTTTATATTCCTCCATCTCCTCCATAAAGCCCGATTGCGATTCTGTATCTGACCGTATATGTAACCTTATCTTATTTCCACAGACAGGGCAATACTTTAAATATTCAGCCCAGCCACCCAGGCAGAAAGCTCAGATTTGCTTGTATTACTACTGAAAACCTTTCCCTCAATCAGTTTTGCACCCTTGCAGCTCGGTAAAATTCTCTCATAAATTTCACCCATACCGCTGCCACCGGAAGTCGCAAAGAGAATAACTATTTTTCCAGAAAAATCATAACTCTCAAGGAATGTATTAACAATCGTCGGTGCAAAATACCACCATATAGGAAAGCCCACAAAGACTGTTTTGTAGGCATCCATATTATCCCTTTTATATTTAATCGCCGGACGAGAATACGGGTCTTTCATCTCAACACTGCTGCGGGAGTAATCATTTTTTCCAGTTAAGATCTTCTTTGGTATAAGGAATCTCTGGCTCAATACCGAAAATGTCTGCCCCAATTGATTCCGCCAAATTCCCTGCAACCTTTGCTGTAATTCCGCTTGCGGAGAAATATGCTACTAATGTTCTTCTCATATGTGTTACCTCACTGTCTATATCATAT is a window of Enterocloster clostridioformis DNA encoding:
- a CDS encoding CD3072 family TudS-related putative desulfidase produces the protein MFNDGRSKKVIFIAHCLLNQNAISDGTAVYPAAFKDVIDFFLNADISIVQMPCPEFCCLGLDRGNIHGADSPVVAENTRIRSAMKNDSTNMKLSRLADYVVQQIIEYKKYGFEIIGIIGANRSPNCGVETTSDNNAEINGMGLFVEKIVNQLLQENMSVPMIGIKGTDNIQEKLHQLVNREL
- a CDS encoding GNAT family N-acetyltransferase, which translates into the protein MVHIRKAKETDRNNVALCIAEVLAISDCTGRAARVEKASLKRHFGFLKGMFGAFVLKEEFEGQLEYPITTGYIEFVTVRKKYRKQGIATTMLQESMLLTNYQDFVLDVTDINNNAIKCYTNIGFDEFKRIPEKHGKQKGFNEKIFMRYRRK
- a CDS encoding TNT domain-containing protein yields the protein MLSIGRCAVLPYLGYCFSGEGGSGAQWFDEQGNPIWPPNRGFDGEPVTTTLQPGTRIDRYGYDGGTFVSPEGTPYSQRALAPGTESKPYTVFEVAKPVEVQGGKIAPWYGEEGGGIQYEFSESISELLEQGILKKVG
- a CDS encoding NAD(P)H-dependent oxidoreductase; translated protein: MEEMEEYKMVLMIDTTKEQVGKQIAEGLLRSGGNSAEMELIDTTGMNIYHCVGCNYCWLKTPGICAIKDDYAPIKKKMSKASQVWLISDTHFGFISYRTKNIADRVMSLVTMYLKIKDGQMRHVMRYDHQPDIGIIYTGDGDQAYLEQWCKRTALNLESNSLGAFPAEHRKEAVLCML
- a CDS encoding tyrosine-type recombinase/integrase, which translates into the protein MILEHKLPTVLTAPEIDRLLEAVDDIKYKAMFAAMYSSGMRVSEVIHLHISNKSLMGIQSPFDWKAGADYE